In one window of uncultured Fusobacterium sp. DNA:
- a CDS encoding cation-translocating P-type ATPase, translating to MKNYFSKSKDEILQELQVTEKGLTTSEAQERVKKYGKNQLNEEEKISTLAVFLSQFKDFLVIILIIASIISAVSGNIESTIVILVVIIINAILGTVQHIKAEESIQSLKSLSSPKTKVLRDGEKVELSSEEIVPGDIVFVEAGDLVPADGRVIDSFSLLVNESSLTGESEGVEKKSEVIVADELALGDQKNMVFSGSLVSYGRGVVLVTSTGMNTELGKIAKLLESTKEKTTPLQVSLDNFGKKLSMGIIILCILIFVMNLFHGVNMLDSLMFAVALAVAAIPEALSSIVTIVLAIGTQKLSKENAIIKNLKSVEALGCVGVICSDKTGTLTQNKMTVKKVYVSGRVLEDGGLDSSREAENIILKESVLCNDATTEVGDPTEIALINLAEKYNISFKELKEKYPRISEIPFDSDRKLMSTVHNIDGNIIMYTKGALDSLLPRLKSIMHGNEIRPITQNDIKEIENINTVFAETGLRVLTYAYKKLECEKDICLDDENGYIFVGLVGMIDPPRVESKEAVEKCIMAGIKPVMITGDHKVTARTIAKEIGIYQEGDNVLEGVDVEKMSDEELREKVAHTSVYARVSPEHKIRIVTAWQSLGKICAMTGDGVNDAPALKRADIGIAMGITGTEVSKDAASMILADDNFSTIVKAVTTGRNIYANIKNSIRFLLSGNTAAILAVIYSSFAGLPVIFAPVHLLFINLLTDSLPAIAIGMEPSHGEVLKEKPRDPKEPILTKTLSSRILLEGLVIAIFVMIGFYLGYGEMKDALKGSTMAFAVLCLGRLFHGFNCRGNSSIFGLGFMSNPFSVAAFFIGFILLSGVLMIPGLHSIFAVAPLGMNDLLTIYALAFIPTIIIQSAKYIKYRR from the coding sequence ATGAAAAACTATTTTTCAAAATCAAAAGATGAAATTTTACAAGAACTTCAAGTAACGGAAAAAGGACTTACTACATCAGAGGCTCAAGAAAGAGTAAAAAAGTATGGTAAAAACCAATTAAATGAAGAGGAGAAAATAAGTACTTTAGCTGTTTTCCTTTCACAATTTAAAGATTTTTTAGTAATTATTTTAATAATTGCTTCAATCATTTCTGCAGTTTCTGGAAATATTGAAAGTACAATAGTTATTCTTGTTGTAATTATAATTAATGCTATTTTGGGAACAGTTCAACATATTAAGGCAGAAGAATCAATTCAAAGTTTAAAAAGTTTATCTTCTCCTAAGACAAAAGTTTTAAGAGATGGGGAGAAAGTTGAGCTATCTTCAGAGGAGATAGTTCCTGGAGATATCGTTTTTGTTGAAGCAGGAGATTTAGTTCCTGCTGATGGTAGAGTTATAGATAGTTTCTCTCTTCTTGTTAATGAAAGTTCATTAACTGGAGAATCTGAAGGAGTAGAGAAAAAAAGTGAAGTTATAGTAGCTGATGAGTTAGCTTTAGGAGATCAAAAAAATATGGTCTTTTCTGGAAGCTTAGTTAGCTATGGTAGAGGGGTAGTATTAGTAACTTCAACTGGAATGAATACTGAACTTGGAAAAATTGCTAAATTATTAGAGTCAACAAAAGAAAAAACAACTCCATTACAAGTTTCATTAGATAATTTTGGTAAAAAATTATCTATGGGAATAATCATCTTATGTATTTTAATATTTGTTATGAACCTTTTCCATGGAGTAAATATGTTAGATTCTCTAATGTTTGCTGTGGCACTTGCAGTAGCAGCTATTCCAGAAGCTCTTAGTTCAATAGTAACTATAGTTTTAGCAATAGGAACTCAAAAACTTTCTAAAGAGAATGCTATTATTAAAAATTTAAAATCAGTTGAAGCTTTAGGATGTGTAGGAGTAATTTGTTCAGATAAAACTGGAACTCTTACTCAAAATAAAATGACTGTAAAAAAAGTTTATGTAAGTGGTAGAGTTTTAGAAGATGGAGGATTAGATTCTTCAAGAGAAGCTGAAAATATAATCTTAAAAGAAAGTGTTTTATGTAATGACGCAACTACTGAAGTTGGAGATCCAACAGAGATTGCTTTAATAAATTTAGCTGAAAAATATAATATAAGTTTTAAAGAGTTAAAAGAGAAATATCCTCGTATTTCTGAAATTCCTTTTGATTCAGATAGAAAATTAATGAGTACTGTTCACAATATAGATGGAAATATAATAATGTATACTAAAGGTGCTTTAGATTCATTACTTCCAAGATTAAAATCTATAATGCATGGAAATGAAATTAGACCAATAACTCAAAATGATATTAAAGAGATTGAAAATATTAATACTGTGTTTGCTGAAACAGGATTAAGAGTTTTAACTTATGCTTATAAGAAATTAGAGTGTGAAAAAGATATCTGTTTAGATGATGAAAATGGTTATATTTTTGTAGGACTTGTAGGAATGATAGATCCACCTAGAGTAGAGTCTAAAGAAGCTGTTGAAAAATGTATTATGGCAGGAATAAAACCTGTAATGATAACAGGAGACCATAAGGTTACAGCTAGAACAATTGCTAAAGAGATAGGAATATATCAAGAGGGGGATAACGTTCTAGAAGGTGTAGACGTTGAAAAAATGTCAGATGAAGAGTTAAGAGAAAAAGTTGCTCATACTTCTGTGTATGCTAGAGTTTCTCCAGAACATAAAATAAGAATAGTAACAGCTTGGCAATCTCTTGGAAAAATTTGTGCAATGACTGGAGATGGAGTAAACGATGCTCCAGCTTTAAAAAGAGCTGATATTGGTATAGCTATGGGAATTACTGGAACAGAAGTTTCAAAAGATGCTGCTTCAATGATACTTGCAGATGATAATTTCTCAACAATAGTAAAAGCTGTAACAACTGGTAGAAATATTTATGCAAATATAAAAAATTCAATAAGATTTTTACTTTCAGGTAATACAGCAGCTATACTTGCTGTAATCTATTCCTCTTTTGCAGGATTACCAGTAATATTTGCTCCAGTACATCTATTATTTATTAATTTATTAACTGATAGTTTACCAGCTATTGCAATAGGTATGGAACCATCTCATGGGGAAGTTTTAAAAGAAAAACCAAGAGATCCAAAAGAGCCAATTTTAACTAAAACTTTATCAAGTAGAATCTTATTAGAAGGATTAGTTATAGCTATATTTGTAATGATTGGATTCTATCTTGGATATGGAGAGATGAAAGATGCACTTAAAGGAAGTACAATGGCTTTTGCTGTATTATGTTTAGGAAGATTATTCCATGGATTTAACTGTAGAGGAAATAGTTCAATCTTTGGTTTAGGATTTATGAGTAATCCATTCTCAGTAGCAGCTTTCTTTATAGGATTTATACTATTAAGTGGAGTTTTAATGATACCAGGATTACATTCTATATTTGCTGTTGCTCCATTAGGAATGAATGATTTATTGACTATATATGCTCTTGCATTTATACCAACTATAATAATTCAAAGTGCTAAGTATATAAAATATAGAAGATAA
- a CDS encoding PTS transporter subunit EIIC, with product MKKGFSILQRVGRAFMLPIAVLPMAGILLGIGGAFTSKAVIDTYHLTFLEPGTILNKILVLFSNSGSFVFANLSVIFAVGVAIGLANQNKETAALSGLLGFLLFHTVIGTVLGFMGYTADTTTVQAFMNSGFSYDVAVGKAALYTKELGIFTLQTGVLGGIICGCVSAMITNKFSNKTLPDYLAFFSGNRLVPVLTMVFFIPLGVIVPFIWPAIFAGVVKAGAAFTAMGPFGTFLYGLTARLLNVFGLHHAVYPLFWYTELGGTMEVAGQLIAGGQRIFFAQLADPTTVHYSADATRTMTGGFLPMMFGLPAAAFAMYRCADASNKAKVKGILASAALTAFLTGITEPLEFTFLFVAPPLYVIHAVLEGIAYGLLHFLNVAVGITFSRGIIDFTFFGLLQGMAKTSYQWILIIGPFYSIIYYFIFKFMIEKFNYSTPGRNEGEAKLYTRKDYQGNSNEDLTDDIVEALGGVENIKGIDACITRLRVTVKDSSKVASDSRWKELKSQGVIRSGEGVQIIYGTQAEIYKNKIIKKYGL from the coding sequence ATGAAAAAAGGATTTTCTATCTTACAAAGAGTAGGTAGAGCTTTTATGCTTCCTATAGCTGTATTACCTATGGCAGGGATACTATTAGGAATAGGAGGAGCTTTTACTTCAAAAGCGGTTATTGATACTTATCATCTTACATTTTTAGAACCAGGAACTATATTAAATAAAATACTTGTTTTATTTTCAAATTCAGGATCATTTGTTTTTGCTAACTTATCAGTAATATTTGCTGTGGGAGTAGCAATAGGATTGGCTAATCAAAATAAAGAAACAGCAGCCCTTTCTGGATTATTAGGATTTTTACTTTTTCATACTGTAATAGGAACAGTACTTGGATTTATGGGGTATACTGCAGATACTACGACAGTTCAAGCTTTTATGAATAGTGGATTTAGTTATGATGTTGCAGTAGGAAAAGCTGCTCTATATACTAAGGAACTTGGAATTTTTACATTACAAACAGGAGTACTTGGTGGTATTATATGTGGTTGTGTTTCAGCTATGATAACTAATAAATTTTCTAATAAAACATTACCAGATTATTTAGCTTTCTTTAGTGGAAACAGACTTGTTCCAGTATTAACTATGGTATTTTTCATACCTTTAGGAGTAATTGTTCCATTTATATGGCCAGCTATATTTGCTGGAGTAGTAAAGGCTGGAGCAGCTTTTACAGCTATGGGACCTTTTGGAACTTTCCTTTATGGACTTACTGCTAGACTTTTAAATGTATTTGGACTTCATCATGCTGTTTATCCATTATTCTGGTATACTGAATTAGGAGGAACTATGGAAGTTGCTGGGCAATTGATAGCAGGAGGACAGAGAATTTTCTTTGCTCAATTAGCTGATCCAACTACAGTTCATTATTCAGCTGATGCAACTAGAACAATGACAGGTGGTTTCTTACCAATGATGTTTGGATTACCAGCAGCAGCTTTTGCTATGTATAGATGTGCTGATGCTAGTAATAAAGCTAAAGTTAAAGGAATTTTAGCTTCAGCAGCTCTTACAGCTTTCTTAACAGGAATTACAGAGCCATTAGAATTTACATTTCTATTTGTTGCTCCACCTTTATATGTAATTCATGCTGTATTAGAGGGAATAGCATATGGACTATTACATTTCCTAAATGTAGCTGTGGGAATTACTTTCTCTAGAGGTATAATAGATTTCACTTTCTTTGGTTTATTACAAGGAATGGCAAAAACATCATATCAATGGATCTTAATAATAGGACCTTTTTATTCTATTATCTATTATTTCATCTTCAAATTTATGATAGAGAAATTTAATTATAGTACACCAGGAAGAAATGAAGGAGAGGCAAAACTTTATACTAGAAAAGATTATCAAGGAAATTCAAATGAAGATTTAACAGATGATATAGTTGAAGCACTTGGAGGAGTAGAAAATATAAAAGGAATTGATGCTTGTATTACTAGACTTAGAGTAACAGTAAAAGATAGTTCTAAAGTAGCTAGTGATTCAAGATGGAAAGAATTAAAATCTCAAGGTGTAATTAGAAGTGGAGAGGGAGTTCAAATTATTTATGGAACTCAAGCTGAAATTTATAAGAATAAAATAATAAAAAAATATGGATTATAA
- a CDS encoding MATE family efflux transporter has protein sequence MFKTIGEILKLALPAVGEMILYMMIWVFDTIMVGQHSGQLGVSAVGLSSEVIYTFFNILVSMGVSISVTSIVSRSLGAKNKKKANDISNIAVKIGIFLGIILSLIYFIFAEEILKIAGANSEVIFLGKKYLRVCSFGITFNMLTNIFNGIYRGCKNTKTPLYGAAIMNIVNISLDYILIFGKFGAPELGVKGAAIATVSGIICAFIFSLTQLKKLPFSISLNAKIAKKDFKELIYLAIPSACQEGAFSINRLINVSIIMGLGSLAFAANQITITIESISFMPGWGFAIALTTLAGHGIGEKNLEKTKKYIYYSVSLSIITMGITALIFYLFPKELISLFIKNSENEVINLGAMCLTLAAIEQIPMAIAMVLEGAMKGMGDTKTPFKVVIFTNWVVRLPLIYYFLYLHRHPVTTFWKITALQWTLEAIIIFIVFERKWKKHYKNF, from the coding sequence ATGTTTAAAACAATTGGAGAGATTTTAAAATTGGCTCTTCCCGCTGTGGGAGAGATGATCTTATATATGATGATCTGGGTTTTTGACACAATCATGGTAGGTCAGCATAGTGGACAGCTTGGAGTTTCTGCTGTTGGACTTAGTTCTGAAGTTATTTATACATTTTTTAATATTCTTGTTTCTATGGGAGTTTCTATCTCAGTTACTTCCATAGTATCAAGATCACTTGGAGCAAAAAATAAAAAGAAAGCTAATGATATTTCAAATATTGCTGTTAAAATTGGTATTTTTTTAGGTATTATTCTCAGTTTGATATATTTTATTTTTGCTGAAGAAATCTTAAAAATAGCTGGTGCTAATAGTGAAGTTATCTTCCTTGGAAAAAAATATTTAAGAGTTTGTTCATTTGGTATAACTTTCAATATGTTAACAAATATTTTTAATGGAATATATAGAGGTTGTAAAAATACTAAAACTCCATTATATGGAGCTGCCATTATGAATATTGTCAATATTTCTTTGGATTATATACTCATATTTGGAAAATTTGGAGCTCCTGAATTAGGAGTTAAGGGAGCTGCTATTGCTACAGTTTCAGGAATAATTTGTGCTTTTATTTTTTCCCTAACTCAATTAAAAAAATTACCTTTTTCTATATCTTTAAATGCTAAAATAGCAAAAAAAGATTTTAAAGAACTTATATATCTTGCTATTCCTTCAGCTTGTCAAGAGGGGGCTTTTAGTATAAATAGACTTATTAATGTTTCTATTATTATGGGACTTGGAAGTCTTGCATTTGCAGCTAATCAAATTACTATAACGATAGAAAGTATTAGTTTTATGCCTGGATGGGGTTTTGCCATTGCTCTTACTACTCTAGCTGGACATGGTATTGGTGAAAAAAATTTAGAGAAAACTAAAAAATATATCTATTACAGTGTTTCTCTTTCAATTATAACTATGGGAATAACTGCTTTAATCTTTTATCTATTCCCAAAAGAATTGATATCTCTATTTATCAAAAATAGTGAAAATGAAGTTATAAATTTAGGAGCTATGTGTTTAACCTTAGCTGCTATTGAGCAGATTCCTATGGCAATAGCTATGGTTTTAGAAGGGGCAATGAAAGGAATGGGAGATACAAAAACTCCTTTTAAAGTAGTTATTTTTACTAACTGGGTAGTTAGACTTCCATTAATTTATTATTTTCTATATCTTCATAGGCATCCTGTTACAACTTTTTGGAAAATTACAGCTCTCCAATGGACACTTGAAGCTATTATCATTTTCATTGTATTTGAAAGAAAATGGAAAAAGCATTATAAAAATTTTTAA
- a CDS encoding HAMP domain-containing sensor histidine kinase: protein MQIFNIKTKITLWYTVFMIILISIILGMLVEFTGITILTDQKKQLVEVVKDVIEDIEEKDKFDFFDDGVFILLYDENKNFIDGSIPQDFSLDTPLISKQVQEIKGKNRFYIYDQKITTSNQKVLWIRGVVSDIYSNQITKTILTLSFILLPILVILSSIIGYYITKRAFLPVKKIQETAENITSNNKLSLRIGLPEGKDEISKLGNTIDKMLDKLENSFIKEKQFTSDASHELRTPISVILAESEYILKHGETFEEAKESMEVINRQTQKMSALINQLLFFTRNDQGSIKLKLENVNIEEILENLKEDNSFNAKEKNITISYFNKLSKNEYQVDKILFIRAIQNIVENAISYGKINGYIKIESFEIDKYFAIKIEDNGIGISSENIKKIWDRFYQVDESRSTKSMGLGLSMVKVIVEKHEGYIEVNSSLGIGTTFTLYFKKL, encoded by the coding sequence ATGCAAATTTTTAATATTAAAACTAAAATAACATTATGGTATACAGTATTTATGATAATTCTTATTTCAATAATCTTAGGAATGCTAGTTGAATTTACTGGAATAACTATTTTAACAGATCAAAAAAAACAATTGGTAGAGGTAGTAAAAGATGTAATTGAAGATATTGAAGAAAAAGATAAATTTGATTTTTTTGACGATGGTGTTTTTATCCTACTCTATGACGAAAATAAAAACTTTATAGATGGAAGTATTCCGCAGGATTTTTCTTTAGATACTCCTTTAATATCTAAACAAGTTCAAGAGATAAAAGGAAAAAATAGATTTTATATATATGATCAAAAAATAACAACTTCTAATCAAAAAGTTCTTTGGATTCGTGGAGTTGTATCTGATATATATAGTAATCAAATTACAAAAACAATTTTAACATTATCCTTTATCTTACTTCCAATTTTAGTGATTTTATCAAGTATTATTGGATATTATATTACTAAAAGAGCTTTTCTTCCTGTGAAAAAAATTCAAGAAACAGCAGAAAATATAACTTCAAATAATAAACTTTCTCTAAGAATAGGTCTCCCAGAGGGAAAAGATGAAATATCTAAGTTAGGAAATACTATTGATAAAATGTTAGATAAATTAGAAAATAGTTTTATTAAGGAAAAACAATTTACTTCTGATGCTTCTCATGAATTAAGAACTCCTATCTCTGTAATTTTAGCAGAGAGTGAGTATATTTTAAAACATGGTGAAACCTTTGAAGAGGCTAAAGAGTCTATGGAAGTTATAAATAGACAAACTCAAAAAATGTCTGCTCTTATTAATCAATTACTATTTTTTACTAGAAATGATCAAGGGTCAATTAAATTAAAATTAGAAAATGTAAATATAGAGGAGATTTTAGAAAATTTAAAGGAAGATAATAGTTTTAACGCTAAGGAAAAAAATATTACTATATCATATTTCAATAAACTTTCTAAAAATGAATATCAAGTAGATAAAATTTTATTTATCAGAGCTATACAAAATATCGTTGAAAATGCTATATCCTATGGAAAAATAAATGGATATATTAAAATAGAAAGTTTTGAAATCGATAAATATTTTGCTATAAAAATAGAGGATAATGGAATTGGAATATCATCAGAAAATATAAAAAAAATATGGGATAGATTTTATCAAGTAGATGAATCTCGTTCAACTAAAAGCATGGGATTAGGACTTTCAATGGTTAAAGTTATTGTTGAAAAGCATGAAGGTTATATTGAAGTAAATAGTTCTTTAGGAATTGGAACAACTTTTACTTTATATTTTAAAAAATTATAA
- the pyrE gene encoding orotate phosphoribosyltransferase, with protein MSRAKDVAKSLLGTGAVKLNVKEPFTFVSGIKSPIYCDNRKMIGYPAERQVVIDEFVKKLSEKELDVVAGTATAGIPWAAFIALAMNKPMSYIRGEKKAHGAGRQIEGADFEGKRVIVIEDLISTGGSSIKAVEAARNEGASHVEVVSIFSYEFDKAYKNFAEKDIKWESLSNFTALLELAKEEKYLTEEEAEIAASWNKNTDTWGR; from the coding sequence ATGAGTAGAGCAAAAGATGTAGCAAAATCACTATTAGGAACAGGAGCAGTAAAATTAAATGTAAAAGAACCATTTACATTTGTATCTGGAATCAAAAGTCCAATTTATTGTGACAATAGAAAAATGATAGGATATCCTGCTGAAAGACAAGTTGTAATTGATGAGTTTGTAAAAAAATTATCTGAAAAAGAGCTTGATGTAGTAGCTGGAACAGCAACTGCAGGAATTCCTTGGGCAGCTTTTATAGCACTAGCTATGAATAAACCAATGAGTTATATCAGAGGAGAAAAGAAAGCTCACGGAGCAGGAAGACAAATAGAAGGAGCAGATTTCGAAGGAAAGAGAGTAATTGTTATTGAAGATTTAATCTCTACTGGAGGAAGCTCAATAAAAGCTGTTGAAGCTGCAAGAAATGAAGGAGCTAGTCATGTTGAAGTAGTTTCTATATTCTCTTATGAGTTTGATAAAGCTTATAAAAACTTTGCTGAGAAAGATATTAAATGGGAATCATTATCAAACTTTACAGCTTTATTAGAATTAGCTAAAGAGGAAAAATATTTAACAGAAGAAGAAGCTGAAATAGCTGCTTCTTGGAACAAAAATACAGATACTTGGGGAAGATAA
- a CDS encoding response regulator transcription factor has protein sequence MRILVVEDEKDLNRIICKKLKVEGYSVDSSFDGEEALLYIHGTNYDLIIMDIMMPKKNGYEVLNQLRKEGNSTPVLFLTAKDTIDDKVKGLDMGADDYIVKPFHFDELMARIRVMIRRNHGSTTNQLKIADLTLDCGTRSVRRGEKEIELSAKEFSILEYLLQNQGIVLSREQIEEHIWNYDYQGVSNMIDVYIRYLRIKLDKDFEPKLIHTVRGVGYVLKIKESN, from the coding sequence ATGAGAATTTTAGTTGTAGAAGATGAAAAAGATTTGAATAGAATTATTTGCAAAAAATTGAAAGTCGAAGGTTATAGTGTAGATAGTTCCTTTGATGGAGAAGAGGCTCTTTTATACATTCATGGAACTAATTATGACTTAATAATCATGGATATTATGATGCCTAAAAAAAATGGATATGAAGTTCTCAACCAATTAAGAAAAGAGGGGAACTCTACTCCCGTTCTCTTCCTTACTGCTAAAGACACTATAGATGATAAAGTTAAGGGACTTGATATGGGAGCTGATGATTATATTGTAAAACCTTTTCATTTTGATGAACTTATGGCAAGAATTAGAGTGATGATAAGAAGAAATCATGGAAGTACTACCAATCAATTAAAAATAGCAGATCTTACTTTAGACTGTGGAACTAGAAGTGTTAGACGTGGAGAAAAAGAGATTGAGCTTTCTGCTAAAGAATTTTCAATTCTTGAATATCTATTACAAAATCAAGGAATTGTTTTAAGTAGAGAGCAGATTGAGGAACATATTTGGAATTATGATTATCAAGGTGTTTCTAATATGATTGATGTTTATATACGTTATCTTCGTATCAAATTAGATAAAGATTTTGAACCTAAATTAATACACACTGTTAGAGGTGTTGGATATGTTTTAAAAATTAAGGAGAGTAATTGA
- the hflX gene encoding GTPase HflX, which produces MIRGNTEGIKEYILKELDSLYEISVEKNKLIEPEMLMLIAQISNKINREINIAIDRRGNVTEISIGDSSSVQLPIMDIQERRLSGIRVIHTHPSGSSNLSNIDISALIKLKLDCIAAIGINEDKITGVSLGFCHVENNELTPEIIGPLNIEEAISYPMINKFDEIESILRKRDIVENDTEYAVLVGIDTQESLEELAELARACNVEVVGTFMQKKNKVDSCFFIGTGKAQELAIYKQFKRANLIIFDEELTGMQVKNLELITSCKVIDRTTLILEIFARRARTREAKIQVELAQLKYRSTRLLGLGSTMSRTGGGVGTKGPGEKKLEIDKRRIRETIYDLKQELEKIRKTRVTQREKREESGIPKISLVGYTNVGKSTLRNLLVDLYPADNTSKKEAVFAENMLFATLDITTRAIVLPDKRVASLTDTVGFVRKLPHDLVEAFKSTLEEVSFSDLIVHVVDASSETAIEQIVAVEKVLTELEAMDKPMFLALNKCDKATEEQLNNIKEKFPTYKTIEISAKSQLNIDKFLEMVVESLPQTTRVCTYLIPYSDTSMGAYLHRNSIIQSEEYEGEGLKISAIVNNEVYNKCKKYLIGE; this is translated from the coding sequence ATGATAAGAGGAAATACTGAAGGAATTAAAGAATATATTTTAAAAGAATTAGATTCTTTATATGAAATTTCTGTAGAAAAGAATAAACTTATTGAGCCTGAAATGTTAATGTTAATTGCCCAAATAAGTAATAAAATTAACAGAGAAATTAATATAGCAATTGATAGAAGAGGAAACGTTACTGAAATTTCTATTGGAGATAGTAGTAGTGTTCAGCTACCTATTATGGATATTCAAGAGAGAAGACTCTCTGGAATCAGAGTAATTCATACTCATCCAAGTGGTAGTTCAAATCTTTCTAATATTGATATATCTGCACTTATAAAATTAAAATTAGATTGTATAGCTGCTATAGGGATTAATGAAGATAAGATTACTGGAGTTTCTCTTGGATTTTGCCATGTGGAAAACAATGAATTAACCCCAGAAATTATTGGTCCTTTGAACATAGAAGAAGCTATAAGTTATCCTATGATAAATAAATTTGACGAGATTGAATCTATACTTAGAAAGAGAGATATTGTAGAAAATGATACTGAATATGCTGTGTTAGTAGGTATAGATACACAAGAAAGTTTAGAAGAGCTAGCAGAATTAGCAAGAGCTTGTAATGTTGAAGTTGTTGGAACTTTCATGCAAAAGAAAAATAAAGTTGATTCTTGTTTCTTTATTGGAACAGGAAAAGCTCAAGAGTTAGCTATTTATAAACAATTTAAAAGAGCTAACTTGATCATCTTCGATGAAGAGTTAACAGGTATGCAAGTTAAAAATCTTGAGCTTATAACAAGTTGTAAAGTTATAGATAGAACTACTCTTATCCTAGAAATATTTGCAAGAAGAGCTAGAACAAGAGAGGCAAAAATTCAAGTTGAACTGGCTCAATTAAAATATAGAAGTACTAGACTTCTTGGACTTGGTAGTACAATGTCAAGAACAGGGGGAGGAGTAGGAACAAAAGGTCCTGGAGAAAAGAAATTAGAAATTGATAAAAGAAGAATTAGAGAAACTATCTATGATTTAAAACAAGAGTTAGAAAAAATTAGAAAAACAAGAGTAACTCAAAGGGAAAAAAGAGAAGAATCTGGTATTCCTAAGATTTCATTAGTAGGATATACCAATGTTGGAAAGTCAACTCTTAGAAATCTTTTAGTTGATCTATACCCTGCAGATAACACTTCTAAAAAAGAGGCTGTTTTTGCAGAAAATATGTTATTTGCAACTTTAGATATCACTACTAGAGCCATAGTATTGCCAGACAAAAGAGTAGCCTCACTTACAGATACTGTTGGATTTGTAAGAAAACTACCTCATGATTTAGTTGAAGCTTTTAAATCTACACTTGAAGAGGTAAGTTTTTCTGATTTAATTGTACATGTTGTTGATGCTTCTAGTGAAACAGCAATAGAACAGATAGTAGCAGTTGAAAAAGTATTAACTGAATTAGAAGCTATGGACAAACCTATGTTTTTAGCTCTTAATAAATGTGATAAAGCTACTGAAGAACAACTAAATAATATAAAAGAAAAATTCCCTACATATAAAACTATTGAGATTAGTGCAAAATCTCAACTAAATATTGACAAATTTTTAGAAATGGTAGTTGAATCTCTACCTCAAACTACTAGAGTTTGTACTTATTTAATTCCTTATAGTGATACATCAATGGGAGCTTATTTACATAGAAATTCTATTATTCAAAGTGAAGAATATGAAGGTGAAGGTTTAAAAATATCTGCAATAGTTAATAATGAAGTTTACAATAAGTGTAAAAAATACTTAATAGGAGAATAA
- a CDS encoding MarR family transcriptional regulator yields MRKISSKVIKKFFNLIEDSKEFYKDFLKIDKGEGYIPEIYLEMQEFIYANEKYTTSLKEGLNKELSFTDYNYLYCIGSSEKINITQLSKKIKNSKGYTSKVIKKLLSLNYIKTFQEEGNKKDIYIELTKNGKIAYEDICKKIEGVENSFYQFLWENFNEEELKFLYNFFIKINKFQNEEIAKL; encoded by the coding sequence GTGAGAAAAATTTCTAGTAAAGTTATTAAAAAATTTTTTAATTTAATAGAGGATAGTAAAGAATTTTATAAAGATTTTTTAAAAATTGATAAAGGTGAAGGATATATACCAGAAATTTATTTAGAGATGCAAGAATTTATCTATGCAAATGAAAAATATACTACTTCTTTAAAAGAGGGATTAAATAAAGAATTGAGTTTTACTGATTACAATTATCTCTACTGTATTGGTTCAAGTGAAAAAATTAATATTACACAACTTTCTAAGAAAATAAAAAATAGCAAAGGTTACACTAGTAAAGTTATTAAAAAGTTACTTTCTCTTAACTATATAAAAACCTTTCAAGAAGAGGGCAATAAAAAAGATATCTATATAGAACTAACAAAAAATGGAAAAATTGCTTATGAAGATATATGTAAAAAGATTGAAGGTGTAGAAAATAGTTTTTATCAATTTCTTTGGGAAAATTTTAATGAAGAAGAACTAAAATTTTTATATAATTTTTTTATTAAAATAAATAAATTTCAAAATGAAGAGATAGCTAAACTATAA